A portion of the Ficedula albicollis isolate OC2 chromosome 4, FicAlb1.5, whole genome shotgun sequence genome contains these proteins:
- the LOC101806431 gene encoding BCL2/adenovirus E1B 19 kDa protein-interacting protein 3-like isoform X2: protein MAGTGDDGSWVELRCGPGCPEPELAPSPFSCHADVEQMLLEAQLETESSDGALLVLGSPAWDDDGASHGSDQPGESEVLPAHSQPPPGCPHPRQWDVPEEAKWRQRRLTAPLGWACTRCPRYLSPKEFAFVCSPQPVLWSLQEGAVGRKKRLFSSELLLLFIPSLLLSHLLTLGLGIYIGKRLAASSANPL from the exons ATGGCGGGAACCGGCGACGACG GCTCCTGGGTGGAGCTGCGGTGTGGCCCAGGCTGCCCCGAGCCCGAGCTGGCACCCTCGCCGTTCTCCTGCCACGCCGACGtggagcagatgctgctggaggCCCAGCTGGAGACGGAGAGCAGTGACGG GGCCCTGCTCGTGCTGGgctccccagcctgggatgACGACGGAGCCAGCCACGGGAGCGACCAGCCAGGGGAGAGCGAGGTgctgcctgcccacagccagccccCACCGGGCTGCCCCCACCCCCGGCAG TGGGATGTGCCAGAGGAAGCCAAGTGGAGGCAGCGACGCCTGACAGCGCCCCTGGGCTGGGCCTGTACCCGCTGCCCTCGGTATCTGTCTCCAAA GGAATTTGCCTTTGTGTGCTCCCCCCAGCCAGTGCTGTGGAGCCTGCAGGAAGGTGCAgtggggaggaagaagagacTTTTcagttcagagctgctgctgctcttcatcCCCTCGCTCCTGCTCAGCCATCTGCTGACTCTGGGGCTGGG GATCTACATTGGGAAGCGCCTGGCAGCCTCCTCGGCCAACCCTCTGTGA
- the LOC101806431 gene encoding BCL2/adenovirus E1B 19 kDa protein-interacting protein 3-like isoform X1 yields the protein MSTAGVGAEADAGPGWETALGAPAVCRQGCGLCWGELPAGMGWDGMGMGRGGGPGAAQGLTAPAGSWVELRCGPGCPEPELAPSPFSCHADVEQMLLEAQLETESSDGALLVLGSPAWDDDGASHGSDQPGESEVLPAHSQPPPGCPHPRQWDVPEEAKWRQRRLTAPLGWACTRCPRYLSPKEFAFVCSPQPVLWSLQEGAVGRKKRLFSSELLLLFIPSLLLSHLLTLGLGIYIGKRLAASSANPL from the exons ATGAGCACCGCGGGGGTGGGGGCAGAGGCAGATGCAGGTCCCGGGTGGGAGACTGCACTTGGTGCTCCTGCGGTCTGCAGGCAGGggtgtgggctgtgctggggagagctcCCAgccgggatgggatgggatgggatggggatggggcgCGGGGGTGGGCCTGGGGCAGCGCAGGGGCTGACAGCCCCCGCAGGCTCCTGGGTGGAGCTGCGGTGTGGCCCAGGCTGCCCCGAGCCCGAGCTGGCACCCTCGCCGTTCTCCTGCCACGCCGACGtggagcagatgctgctggaggCCCAGCTGGAGACGGAGAGCAGTGACGG GGCCCTGCTCGTGCTGGgctccccagcctgggatgACGACGGAGCCAGCCACGGGAGCGACCAGCCAGGGGAGAGCGAGGTgctgcctgcccacagccagccccCACCGGGCTGCCCCCACCCCCGGCAG TGGGATGTGCCAGAGGAAGCCAAGTGGAGGCAGCGACGCCTGACAGCGCCCCTGGGCTGGGCCTGTACCCGCTGCCCTCGGTATCTGTCTCCAAA GGAATTTGCCTTTGTGTGCTCCCCCCAGCCAGTGCTGTGGAGCCTGCAGGAAGGTGCAgtggggaggaagaagagacTTTTcagttcagagctgctgctgctcttcatcCCCTCGCTCCTGCTCAGCCATCTGCTGACTCTGGGGCTGGG GATCTACATTGGGAAGCGCCTGGCAGCCTCCTCGGCCAACCCTCTGTGA